The genome window CCCGACCACCTTCGGCGGCCCCGCCCCGGAGCTGCGAGAATTCGTTCATGGCGGTGATACCGGGGTCGGGATCGGGGGAGTGGGCGAGGTACTGGCAGTACGCGGAACTGCCCGACCTCGATCTGCTGCGCGCCCGGTACGTGCGCCACACCTTCCCGCGCCACAGCCACGAGGGCTATGTCTTCGGCACCATCAGCCGCGGGGTGGAGGACGTCGGGTTGCCGGGCGGCACCGTCCACGCCGGTCCCGGCACCGTGGTCATGATCAACCCGGAGGTTCCGCACACCGCCCGCGCGGGTGTGCCCGAGGGCTGGGTGTACGCCACGCTGTACCCGTCCTCGCAGGTGGTCAATGACATCGCGGCCGATACGACGAGCCTGCGCGGCACGGTCGGATTCAGCGAGACCAGCGTCGTGGACCCGTACGCGGCCCGGCTGATCGGCGAGGTCCACCGGGCGGCCGAGGAGGGAAACGCGCTCGCCGCCGACACGGTGCTGCGGGTCATGGTCACTCGGCTGCTCAGCCGGCACGGCAGCGTGCTGCCCGCCCGCGCGCCCCGCTCGGCGGGCGCGCGCGACGCGGCGCGGGCACGTGCGGTGCTGGAGGGCAGGATGGCGGCGCCGCCCACCCTGGAGGCGCTGGCGGCGGAGCTGGGTACCAGTCCGTTCGCGCTGCTGAGGGCTTTCAAGAAGCAGTACGGGATGCCGCCGCACGCCTGGCTCACCGATGCCCGGGTGCGGGCGGCGCGCCGGATGCTCGACGCGGGGACGGCGCCCGCGCGGGCGGCCGCCGAGGTCGGCTTCACCGATCAGCCGCATCTCAACCGTCACTTCACCCGGATCGTGGGAGTGCCGCCCGGCGCGTACCAGCGCGAACGTGCAAGAACGTACAAGACCGGTCCTGATCTGCCCACGTAGCGTTCCGGGCGTGGCAGAACAGACAACACTCCCAGAGGGCGTCGGCGCATCGGCCGACACACCCCACGGCAACGCCTCCGGCCCCGGAGCGCAGCCGGACGCGGCCGGGGCGAAGCCGGACGCGGCCGTCGTACGCGATGCGCTCGGTGTCGGCATAGCCGTCGGACTCTCCGGCTTCGCCTTCGGCGTGACCTCGGCCGGTTCCGGACTGAGCCTGCTGCAGACCTGCGCGCTCAGCCTCGCCGTCTTCACCGGCGCCTCGCAGTTCGCCCTCGTCGGCGCCCTCGCCGCGGGTGGCAACCCCTACACCGCGGCCGCCGGAGCCTTCTTCCTCGGCGTGCGCAACTCGTTCTACGGTCTGCGGCTGTCGCAGCTGCTGGCGCTCCCGCGGGCGCTCCGCCCCTTCGCCGCCCAGTGGGTCATCGACGAGACGACCGCCGTGACACTGCCGCAGCCGACCCGGCGGGCGGCACGGATCGGCTTCGCCGTCACCGGACTGACCCTGTACGTGCTGTGGAACCTGACCACGTTGCTGGGAGCCCTCGGCGCCGAGGCGCTCGGCGACACCGGCACCTGGGGGCTGGACGCGGCCTCACCCGCGGTCTTCCTCGCCCTCCTCGCGCCGATGCTGAAGAGCACCACAGAACGCGTCACCGCCGCGCTCGCGGTCCTGCTCGCACTCGGCCTGCTGCCCGTGCTGCCCGCGGGCGTCCCCGTCCTGCTGTCGGCGCTCGCCGCCCCCGCCGTCCTCTTCCTGAGCGGACGCCGCAAGGGCACGAGCCGGGAAACGGCCGCCACGGAGGAGAACCGATGAACGTCTGGATCGCCATCGCGCTGACCGCCGTCGGCTGCTACCTCGCCAAACTGCTCGGACTGCTGGTGCCCGCCGGTGTGCTGGAACGCCCGCTCGCCCAGCGTCTCGCCGCGCTTTTGCCTGTGGCACTGCTGGCAGCCCTCACCGCGCAGCAGACGTTCGGCGACGGGCAGCACCTGGCGCTGGACGCCAGGGGTGCCGGGCTCGCCGCGGCGGCGCTCGCGCTGGTCCTGCGTGCGCCCTTCCTCGTGGTCGTGGGCTCCGCCGTGGTCGTCACAGCGGGAGTACGTGCCCTCGGTTAGACCCCACGTGGGGGCCTGCCGTGCGGGTCGCCCGTACGGACCTCCCGTGCAGACCTGCCATGCAGGCCTCCCGTACAAACCTCCCGTACAGGCCTCCTGCACGGGGTAGGCATCCGGTAGGGGAATGCGTTCGGTAAGGGTCTCGGTCCATTGGTCCGAGACCCTTACACAGGCGCCCGTGGACGGCCGGTCTCAGTGCGCCGCCGGACCTGCCGGCGGGGTCTCCGTCACGCCCAGCCGTGCCGCGTCCCTCTCCGGCCGCAGGAAGCACACGGCGAGCACGCCGGCCACCGCCACGAGCCCGGCCATCAGCACATACGCCGAGTGGTAGCCCGTGGGCACGGATGCGGCCGCATCCACCATCCGGCCCGTGACCAGCGGAGAGAGGATTCCGGCGAGTGCGTAGACGAAGGCCAGGGCACCCAGCACCACCCCGCGCTGCCCGGCGGGCGTGATCCTGGCGACGGCCGTCTGCGAGACGGTGAGGATCACATTCGTCAGCGTCATCGGACCGACCATCAGCGCGATCTTCGCACCCACGGAGTCCACCTCGGCGAACACCGCGATCGACAGGGAGGCCACGCACATCAGGAGACCACCGCCGAGTCCCGCCGGAAGCCGGGGCGCGGTCCCCCTTCGGGAAGCCCGCCGTGCCAGCAGCCCGTGCGTCAGCAGCACCGCGGCGTTGCCGACGGCGGTGGCCGTCACCACTGCTCCCGACTGCTTCGCAGTCAGCCCCGAAACCTCGTGCAGATAGTCGGGCGCCCAGGTCAGTCCCGCCGAGAGCATCCAGTAGGCGGCGAACGCGCCGAAGGCCGCCGTCAGCCAGGTGCCGGAGAGCAGAAGCCCGCGATACGGAACGGCCAGGCGGGTCCCCTCGGAGCCGGCCGAGGCGGCCGTTCCCGGTGGTGGTGCGAGCGGCCCCTCCTCGCCCCGTGCGTACCAGCACACCGCCCACACCAGTCCGGCCAGCCCGACGACGCCGAAGGCCCAGCGCCATCCCCACGCGTCGATCACCAGGGTCAGCAGCGGGGCGGACAGCGCCACCCCGCCCGCCGCGCCGACCATCAGTACGGCGGTCGGCAGGGTCCGTTCCTTCTGCCCGAACCAGCTGTGAAGGTGGTGCACCGCCACCGGTGCGGCCGGTCCTTCGGCCGCACCGAGCAGCACCCGGGTCGCCACCAGCGTCCCGAAACCGGCGGCGCCGAGCAGCATCGGCAACTGTGCCACCGACCACAGCAGCGCCATGCCGAGCAGCAGCACGGTGGTGCGGACCCGGCGGGTCAGGAACGACACCCCCAGTGCGGCCAGGCTGAACAGGGCGAAGAACGAGGACTGCGCGGTGCCGAACTCACCCCGGGTCAGCCCCAGCTCGTCGCGGATCGGGCCGGCGGCCAGGCCCATGACGGTCTTGTCGGCGAAATTGACCAGCATGAAGGCGAGCAGCAGCCAGGTGGTGCCCCAGGCGCCCTTGTGCGCCCGCTCCTCCACCGCGGTTGCGCCGCCCGCCCGGAGCCGGCCGACGGCCCCGGCGGGCGTGGTCACCCGTCCTCCCCGGATGCTCCGCAGCCGCACCCGTCCTCGTCCGCGACACCCACGCTGATCATTCCGGCGGCCCGCTTCCGGCCGTCGGCGGAGCGGGTCAGCTCGGTCTCCAGATCGGTTCCCTCCGCCACCGCGGCCGACTCCGCCGCCGCCCAGTTGAACACCCCACGTGCCATGGTCGATGTCTCGGATGCCGCCCGCTGCCCGTAGACCCGTGCGCGTATCCGTGCCACCTCCACATCGGCCGGCGCCGCCAGCGCGGCGGTCTCGGCCAGATGCGAGGCGAGCCTCGGCTCACCCTCCTCCAGCAGCTTCAGCGCCCGCTGCGCCAGGACGGACGCGCCGCCCGCGGCGTTCGCGAACTCGGTGGCGACCGCGGCGTCCGGGGCCGGCTTGAGGTGCGCCGGATTCTGGTCGTACCAGCCGCCCCACAGCCGCCACAGATTGCGTACGACGAACTCCGGCTCGTCGTAGGCGGGATGCAGATAGGGCTTCCGCAGCAGTTCCTGGGGCACCCGTACGCCGTGCAGCACGGCATCGAGCCGGTGCCCGGCGTTCATCAGGTCCCGGGTCTGCTCGCAGAGCGACTCCAGGAGCCGGGCCGTGTCGTCGAGCGCCTGGTGCACCCGCTCCCTGCCGACGATCGGCACACCGTGGCCGGGCAGCAGCAGTTCGGCGCCGAGCTCCTGCATGGCACGCAGCGCACGCGCCCAGTCCTCCGGATACCGCTGCACCTTCTGCGGATTGCCCGCGTTGGGGGTGTTCCAGATGAAGAGGTCACCGGTGCACAGCGTCTTGAGCTCGGGGACCCATACATAGGTGCTGTCGTCGGTCTCGCCCTTGGCGTGCACCAGCTCGAAGGTCAGATTGCCGCGCACGACGGTCATCCGGTCGCGGTAGGTGGTGTCGGGGTAGCGGTAGGTGGACGGCCAGTTCAGCGACGGTACGCCGAACTGCCTGCGGTTGATCCAGGTGTTGTAGCCCGCAGTGCTGACGTACCGGTCGAAGCGGGCCGTGACCGCCTCGTGCGCGATCACCTCGGGACGGGGGCGACCCTCGCTGTCGGCCTGCCCGTCGAAGGGCTCGACGCCGAAGACATGGTCGACATGACCGTGCGTATAGACGACGGTACCGACCGGCTGTTCACTGAAGGCGCGGACGGCCTCGTGCAGCGGAGCCGCCGTCCGTATGTCGCCGGAGTCCACCAGCACCAGTCCGTCGCCGGTGTCGAACACCGCCACATTGGCGAAGGCGGGCAGGAAGCCGACCCGCTCGCGCACGGTCACCAGCTCTGCGCCGGAGTACGCCCCGGACAGGTGCGCCAGTAGTGTGTCCTCGCCCTGCCAGACCCGGTCGATATAGCTGAGATAGTCCGTCGGCTTGTGCTCGGTCATACCTGCGGCTCCTTCGGTGCTGTGCGGGCGGATGGCCCGGAACCCGAGTGTCGGCCCCGGAGGTGACCTGCGACACCCGTCCTCGTCACACCTCGACGGGCTGCGTACTGTGACGCGTCACAGGAACCCTTCAAGGAGAGGGAGCACCGACGTGACGCTGTCCGACAGGGCCAGGGTCCTCGCTCTGCGCTGCGAGCCCAGGGTCAATGAGCTGGCGCGGCACATGGCCCGTGAGTCCTTCGAGCAGCTGCCCGGGTATGCGGGGCTCCCGGACGATGTGAAGGACCTGGAGATCGCCGCGACCGTCCGGCACGGCGTACGCCTCTTTCTCCGCCGCGTCACCGAACCGCACCCCGGTCCGGGCGGGCTCCGCCTCTTCCGTGAGCGGGCGGCGCAGCGCGCGGAGGAGGGGATGCCGCTGCATCTGTTGCTGCGCAGCCACGCGCTCGGCGTCTACGTCCTGTGGCAGTTGCTGCGGGAGACGGCGGATCCCGGCGAGGAGGACGCACTGATCGAACTGGTCGATCTGCTGCTCCGGTCGCACCATTCCCTGGTCGGTGCGGTGGCCGAGACCTATATGGACGAGCGGTCCGCGCTGGAGGCGGAACAGCGCGAGCGGCGTCGCTCCCTGGTACGCGGTTTTCTCGACGGAACGCTGGAACCCGGCCGCGCCCTGCTGGAGCAGCTCGGCCTCGACGGGCCCGCGCTCGTGCTCGCCGTCGCCCTGGAACCCTCGGCCGACGCCGGTGAGGCCCCGGGGGGCGAGGCCTCGGACGGTGCTGGTCCGCGCGGTCCGGAACCGGGCGGTCCGGAACCAGGGAACGCGGTGACCGTACGGCGCCGGATGCGGCGCGTCCAGACCGTGCTCGACCAGGCATTCGGCGGGGAGCCGCTCTTCCTTTTCGACGCGGGGGCCGGGCGGGCCGTCGTACCACGCGGAGGTGAGCCACCGGGTGACCTGGCCGAGCGGCTGACGCGCGCCTGCGGGGCCGAAGTCCGGATCGCCGCCGTCGCGGCGGCGGCGCCGGAGGCGGTCCCCGAGGCGTCCCGGACGGCCGTGGAGATCCTCCGGGTCGCCCGCACCTGCGGGCTGCCGCCCGGACTGCACGTCCTGGACGACGTGCTCCTCGAATTCCATCTGTCCCGCCCCGGCCCCAGCAGCCACCGCATCGCCGCTCTGCTGGACCCCGTCGCGGGCCGTCCCGAACTGCTGCGGACCCTCCGCACCCACCTGGCACAGCACCAGGACCGACGCCTCACGGCGGTTCTGCTGGGGCTGCACCCCAACACCGTCGACAACCGCCTGGCCAGGCTCACCGAGCTGACCGGCCTGGATCCGTCGTCGCCACGCGGCGCCGCGCTCGCCATCGCGGCCCTGCTGCTGCGCGACACCGCTGCCGGGCCCGACGGAGCTTCCGCAGCCGGCTGACCGCCGGCACCCGCACCGACAGCCGGGCCTCAGTCGAGGCTGCGTCCATGGGCGCGCAGCGTCAGAAGCGCCTTGAGCGTCACGATGGGCCGTCCCTCCAGAGCCGTCCCCGGTGCCCACTGCCGCCAGTTGACCGGCCAGCCGCCGTCCGCCTGCTGCTCGGCCGCGAGATGGTCGAGCGAACGGGACAGCTCCTCGTCGGTGAACCAGTGACGGGCGAGCGACTCGGGCGTACGGGCGTAGTCGTACGGAAAGTGCTGCTCACCCGGCGCGTATCCGGCGGCGACGGGGTACTCGGCGCGCCGCTCCGGATCCAGTACGGCGAGCCGCTGATCCCGCACCAGCCGCCCGAGCCGGTCGGCCG of Streptomyces sp. NBC_01363 contains these proteins:
- a CDS encoding MFS transporter — its product is MTTPAGAVGRLRAGGATAVEERAHKGAWGTTWLLLAFMLVNFADKTVMGLAAGPIRDELGLTRGEFGTAQSSFFALFSLAALGVSFLTRRVRTTVLLLGMALLWSVAQLPMLLGAAGFGTLVATRVLLGAAEGPAAPVAVHHLHSWFGQKERTLPTAVLMVGAAGGVALSAPLLTLVIDAWGWRWAFGVVGLAGLVWAVCWYARGEEGPLAPPPGTAASAGSEGTRLAVPYRGLLLSGTWLTAAFGAFAAYWMLSAGLTWAPDYLHEVSGLTAKQSGAVVTATAVGNAAVLLTHGLLARRASRRGTAPRLPAGLGGGLLMCVASLSIAVFAEVDSVGAKIALMVGPMTLTNVILTVSQTAVARITPAGQRGVVLGALAFVYALAGILSPLVTGRMVDAAASVPTGYHSAYVLMAGLVAVAGVLAVCFLRPERDAARLGVTETPPAGPAAH
- a CDS encoding AraC family transcriptional regulator is translated as MAVIPGSGSGEWARYWQYAELPDLDLLRARYVRHTFPRHSHEGYVFGTISRGVEDVGLPGGTVHAGPGTVVMINPEVPHTARAGVPEGWVYATLYPSSQVVNDIAADTTSLRGTVGFSETSVVDPYAARLIGEVHRAAEEGNALAADTVLRVMVTRLLSRHGSVLPARAPRSAGARDAARARAVLEGRMAAPPTLEALAAELGTSPFALLRAFKKQYGMPPHAWLTDARVRAARRMLDAGTAPARAAAEVGFTDQPHLNRHFTRIVGVPPGAYQRERARTYKTGPDLPT
- a CDS encoding alkyl sulfatase dimerization domain-containing protein, which encodes MTEHKPTDYLSYIDRVWQGEDTLLAHLSGAYSGAELVTVRERVGFLPAFANVAVFDTGDGLVLVDSGDIRTAAPLHEAVRAFSEQPVGTVVYTHGHVDHVFGVEPFDGQADSEGRPRPEVIAHEAVTARFDRYVSTAGYNTWINRRQFGVPSLNWPSTYRYPDTTYRDRMTVVRGNLTFELVHAKGETDDSTYVWVPELKTLCTGDLFIWNTPNAGNPQKVQRYPEDWARALRAMQELGAELLLPGHGVPIVGRERVHQALDDTARLLESLCEQTRDLMNAGHRLDAVLHGVRVPQELLRKPYLHPAYDEPEFVVRNLWRLWGGWYDQNPAHLKPAPDAAVATEFANAAGGASVLAQRALKLLEEGEPRLASHLAETAALAAPADVEVARIRARVYGQRAASETSTMARGVFNWAAAESAAVAEGTDLETELTRSADGRKRAAGMISVGVADEDGCGCGASGEDG
- a CDS encoding AzlD domain-containing protein; this encodes MNVWIAIALTAVGCYLAKLLGLLVPAGVLERPLAQRLAALLPVALLAALTAQQTFGDGQHLALDARGAGLAAAALALVLRAPFLVVVGSAVVVTAGVRALG
- a CDS encoding AzlC family ABC transporter permease, translated to MAEQTTLPEGVGASADTPHGNASGPGAQPDAAGAKPDAAVVRDALGVGIAVGLSGFAFGVTSAGSGLSLLQTCALSLAVFTGASQFALVGALAAGGNPYTAAAGAFFLGVRNSFYGLRLSQLLALPRALRPFAAQWVIDETTAVTLPQPTRRAARIGFAVTGLTLYVLWNLTTLLGALGAEALGDTGTWGLDAASPAVFLALLAPMLKSTTERVTAALAVLLALGLLPVLPAGVPVLLSALAAPAVLFLSGRRKGTSRETAATEENR
- a CDS encoding CdaR family transcriptional regulator, giving the protein MTLSDRARVLALRCEPRVNELARHMARESFEQLPGYAGLPDDVKDLEIAATVRHGVRLFLRRVTEPHPGPGGLRLFRERAAQRAEEGMPLHLLLRSHALGVYVLWQLLRETADPGEEDALIELVDLLLRSHHSLVGAVAETYMDERSALEAEQRERRRSLVRGFLDGTLEPGRALLEQLGLDGPALVLAVALEPSADAGEAPGGEASDGAGPRGPEPGGPEPGNAVTVRRRMRRVQTVLDQAFGGEPLFLFDAGAGRAVVPRGGEPPGDLAERLTRACGAEVRIAAVAAAAPEAVPEASRTAVEILRVARTCGLPPGLHVLDDVLLEFHLSRPGPSSHRIAALLDPVAGRPELLRTLRTHLAQHQDRRLTAVLLGLHPNTVDNRLARLTELTGLDPSSPRGAALAIAALLLRDTAAGPDGASAAG